In Macadamia integrifolia cultivar HAES 741 unplaced genomic scaffold, SCU_Mint_v3 scaffold2215, whole genome shotgun sequence, a single window of DNA contains:
- the LOC122066067 gene encoding reactive Intermediate Deaminase A, chloroplastic-like, producing the protein MALSAAGSFSVPPAAAAAAAEQRRLRTQHPFSLGMGCVSLVGSSAWRSSSSSRSQKPFASLSISADASLKEAVRTEKAPAALGPYSQAIKANNMLFVSGVLGLVPETGKFISDGVEEQTEQVLKNMGEILKAGGASYSSVVKTTILLADLKDFKQVNEIYGKYFPSPAPARATYQVAALPLNAKIEIECIAAL; encoded by the exons atggcATTAAGCGCCGCAGGATCTTTCTCAGTGCCgccggcggcggcggcggcggcggcagaACAGCGGAGACTACGAACCCAGCATCCGTTCTCCTTAGGCATGGGCTGCGTTTCTCTTGTGGGTTCCAGCGCGTGGCGATCTTCGTCTTCCTCTCGATCGCAGAAGCCATTTGCTTCGTTGAGTATTTCTGCTGATGCCA gTTTAAAGGAGGCTGTTCGAACTGAAAAAGCACCTGCGGCATTGGGACCATACTCTCAGGCCATCAAAGCCAACAATATGCTCTTTGTGTCTGGCGTTCTGGGTCTTGTTCCAGAG ACTGGGAAATTCATCTCAGATGGGGTGGAGGAGCAAACAGAGCAG GTTCTCAAGAATATGGGGGAAATACTGAAAGCTGGTGGTGCTAGTTATTCTTCAGTCGTTAAGACAACGATTTT GTTGGCGGACTTGAAAGATTTCAAGCAAGTGAATGAGATCTATGGTAAAT ATTTCCCATCACCTGCACCAGCACGTGCAACATACCAGGTTGCAGCATTGCCCTTGAACGCAAAGATTGAGATTGAATGCATTGCAGCTCTCTAG